The DNA window CAGATTTAGTAATATTATTTCCACATAACCAGGCTGAATTCACCGCTTCCAAATTAGAAACGCTGGGAATTTCCACCATTATTATCAATCCCGAAAGTTTAGAAGAAATAAGAGAAACAAATAGACTATTAGGAGAAGTATTAGGATTAGAAGATAGAGCAAAAACTGTAGATGACCAGTTTGATAATATTTTAAAAATACTAGAAAAGGCTAAAAATTTGCCAGAAGATCAGAAAAAAGTTGTCTATTTTGCTAATTCTCAACTATTAGATACCGTGGGAAAAAATATGATGCAAACGGATATAATAGAGTGGGCTGGCGGAATTAATCCAGCGGCAAAAAGCGATGCAGGGTTCATAAAGATATCTCCAGAACAGTTAATAGCTTGGAATCCTGATTTTATAGTTACATCCCAAAAATTCCAAGGTGATATAGATCAATTGTATAAAGAAGTAAAATATCAAAACGTTAAGGCTTTTAAAAACAAACAAATATATCGCTTCCCCTCCATCCTTGAACCATGGGATTATCCTAACCCATCATCTTATTTGGGTATGTTATGGTTAGCAACAAAAATACATCCTGAACTTTTTTCGGATATTGATTTCGATAAAGTAGCTGACGAATTTTACGATACTTTATACGGAGTTCCATACAGTGAATTGTTATCTAAAATTGAAAAGTAATTCTATAAACTTATTTATATGGAGATATTAATATGCATTTTCACATTAAAAATCATACTACAGTTCAAAAAAATAGAAGAATACTTTTATATCTCACATTAATTTTATTATTAGTATTTATTATTTCACTTTTTGTTGGTAGATACCCCCTATCATTTTCCGAAATTACTACAACGATAAAAAACTTAGTTTTAGGCAATGAGGTACAAAAAACCAACGAATGGTTAGTTTTCTACCACATTCGGTTACCTAGAATAATACTGGTAATATTTGTTGGTTCCGTTTTATCTATAACTGGCGCAACATATCAAAGTGTTTTTAGAAACCCTCTGGCTTCTCCATCAATTCTTGGCGTATCAGCGGGATCAGCATTTGGAGTAGCCCTAGCTATCTTAATCAGTGAAGATTTTTTAATCGGTACTTACTTATTATCTTTTGTTTTAGGGCTAGTTGCCGTTCTTTTTACTTTTTTCATTTCTGTTTGGAGTAAAGTAAAAGGGGTTACCGTCCTTGTTTTGGCAGGAATGGCTGTAACCTCTTTCTTCAACGCCTGTGTCTCTTTAGTACAATACTTAGCAGACCCTTACGAAAAATTACCTAATATTGTTTTTTGGCTAATGGGGAGTTTCAATAGGGCAGGCTGGAGAGAAGTATATATTTCATTATTTACAATGCTTCCAGGGATAATAATTCTTCTTATTTTAAGATGGTATTTGAACGTTATGTCTATGGGAGAAGAAGAAGCATTATCCATGGGAATAAATGTACGAAGAATGAGGATTTTATTGATCATTGTGAGTACAGTTATGGTTGCTCCCACCGTGGCTGTTGCAGGGCAAATAAGCTGGATTGGGTTAATTACTCCACATATTGCCAGGTATATAATAGGTGCAAACCATAGATACATGCTTCCTGCAACGTGTATCTTGGGTTCTGTGCTTCTGTTAATTATGGACGACATCGCCAGAACAATCACACCCGCAGAAATCCCTATAAGTATTGTTACCGCATTTATAGGGGCACCATTTTTTGTCTATCTTTTATTAAGAAGAAGAGAAAGTGGGTGGAATCAATGATATCTGTTAATAATATATCTTTTTCTTACGACACTGTTGGAGACACGATTAAAAATATCAGTTTTACTTTGAACAAAGGTGAACTAATTGCTTTGTTAGGGCCTAACGGTTCAGGTAAATCAACTATACTAAAATGTTTAAACGGCATATTGAAGCCAAAAACTGGGGAAATATACATAGAAAATTACAATATTAAAGATTTAAGTTATAAAGAAATAGCAAAATTCATAAGTATAGTTCCCCAGGAACATTCTGCCGTATTTTCATACCTTGTGATAGATATAGTAGCCATGGGAATCACTCCCTATCTTTCTTTTGGAAGGATGCCCACAACAAAAGATTATAAGGAAGCATATACAAAGTTAGAATTTTTTAATATTCAACATCTTGCTGAAAAAAATTATAACCAATTGAGCGGCGGAGAGAAACAATTGGTGCTAATTGCAAGAGCTTTGATGCAAAATACAGATTACCTGATCATGGATGAACCTACTTCTCATTTGGATTTTAAGAATCAACATCTATTAATGGAAGAATTGAAAAAATTGAGTGAAAACGGAAAAGGAGTTATTACGGCACTTCATGATCCTAATCTTGCTTTAAGATTCTGTGATAGAATAATAATGGTAAAAAATGGTGAAATAATATGTAGTGGCGATAAAACTGAAGTAATGAACTCACAAAATTTACAAATCCTCTACGACGTACCAGTTTCAATGAACAAGGTGGAAGACGTTAGTATAATATACATAAACTAATAAAATATTAAGAGTCTATAACTTTAGAAGGTGAAATTATGGAAGAAACGAAAATAAAGGAAAAAGCACAATTTAAAGTAAGCAAGGGATTTCCAGTCTTAGGTACGTCTATAGATAGAGGAGGAGTTAATTTTGGTGTTTTCACGAGAAACGGAACATCAGTTACTTTAGAGATATATGAAAATTACTATGATGAAGAACCAGCTTTTAAATATGTTCTCGATAAAAAAGAAAATAGAACAGGCAATATTTGGCACGTTTTTGTTGAACAAGCAAGAGCAGGTATGTCCTATGGTTGGCGTATTGATGGACCTTACAATCCAGAGGAAGGGTTTAGATTCAACAAAAACAAATTACTCTTAGATCCGTATGCTAAAGTAATTGGAGGAAGTTTAGATTTTTCGGAAGAATCCATTTTCGGTTATGACAAAAATGATCCTAAAAAAGACCTAAGTTTTTCTACTTTGGATTCTGCAAAGTCTCAAGTGAAATCTTTTATTTGGGATAGTCGTGGCTATAACTGGAAAAATGATGAAAATCCACGTCATCCACTAAACGATATGATTATTTATGAACTTCATGTCAGACTTTACACAATAAATCCAAATTCTAATGTTGAACATCGAGGAACTTATAAGGGAATCGCTGAAAAAATAAATTATTTAAAAGGTTTAGGAGTAAACGCTGTTGAACTCATGCCTATCTTTGCGTTCCCTTTGAACGATAATCCCAACCTTAACCCAATAACTGGTGAACAGTTAAAAAACGTTTGGGGTTACAATCCTGTAAACTTTTTTTCAGTGACAAGTAATTACAGATATGGTGTAAAAATTGGTGAAGAAATAATTCAATTTCAGGATTTAGTTTTTGAATTACACAAAAATGGAATAGAAGTAATATTAGACGTTGTATTTAATCATACTGCTGAAGGAAATGAGTTAGGACCAACTCTCAATTTTAGAGGATTAGAAAACTCTGTTTATTATCTTTTGAACAATCGTAATCCAAGATATTATGAAAATTTTTCAGGAACTGGAAATACTATTAATTCTAGTCATTATGTTGTAAAACAAATGATTTTGGATAGTTTGAGGTATTGGGTTTCCGAGATGCATGTAGATGGTTTTAGATTCGATCTAGCTTCTATTTTAGGAAGAGATTCAAAAGGAAATTGGATTGGCGATTTGTCTCTATTAAAAGACATTGCTGATGACCCTATTTTGGCTGGAACCAAACT is part of the Petrotoga olearia DSM 13574 genome and encodes:
- a CDS encoding FecCD family ABC transporter permease, which translates into the protein MHFHIKNHTTVQKNRRILLYLTLILLLVFIISLFVGRYPLSFSEITTTIKNLVLGNEVQKTNEWLVFYHIRLPRIILVIFVGSVLSITGATYQSVFRNPLASPSILGVSAGSAFGVALAILISEDFLIGTYLLSFVLGLVAVLFTFFISVWSKVKGVTVLVLAGMAVTSFFNACVSLVQYLADPYEKLPNIVFWLMGSFNRAGWREVYISLFTMLPGIIILLILRWYLNVMSMGEEEALSMGINVRRMRILLIIVSTVMVAPTVAVAGQISWIGLITPHIARYIIGANHRYMLPATCILGSVLLLIMDDIARTITPAEIPISIVTAFIGAPFFVYLLLRRRESGWNQ
- a CDS encoding ABC transporter ATP-binding protein; its protein translation is MISVNNISFSYDTVGDTIKNISFTLNKGELIALLGPNGSGKSTILKCLNGILKPKTGEIYIENYNIKDLSYKEIAKFISIVPQEHSAVFSYLVIDIVAMGITPYLSFGRMPTTKDYKEAYTKLEFFNIQHLAEKNYNQLSGGEKQLVLIARALMQNTDYLIMDEPTSHLDFKNQHLLMEELKKLSENGKGVITALHDPNLALRFCDRIIMVKNGEIICSGDKTEVMNSQNLQILYDVPVSMNKVEDVSIIYIN
- a CDS encoding ABC transporter substrate-binding protein, translating into MKRISSFFLILFLLTFTSVLLSETITVIDMVGREVTVPSKIERIVTTYKPATQFVFALNAQKMLVGVDNTSTKEKLFTLIYPEVESLIEVGSKREGVNIETVASLNPDLVILFPHNQAEFTASKLETLGISTIIINPESLEEIRETNRLLGEVLGLEDRAKTVDDQFDNILKILEKAKNLPEDQKKVVYFANSQLLDTVGKNMMQTDIIEWAGGINPAAKSDAGFIKISPEQLIAWNPDFIVTSQKFQGDIDQLYKEVKYQNVKAFKNKQIYRFPSILEPWDYPNPSSYLGMLWLATKIHPELFSDIDFDKVADEFYDTLYGVPYSELLSKIEK
- the glgX gene encoding glycogen debranching protein GlgX, producing the protein MEETKIKEKAQFKVSKGFPVLGTSIDRGGVNFGVFTRNGTSVTLEIYENYYDEEPAFKYVLDKKENRTGNIWHVFVEQARAGMSYGWRIDGPYNPEEGFRFNKNKLLLDPYAKVIGGSLDFSEESIFGYDKNDPKKDLSFSTLDSAKSQVKSFIWDSRGYNWKNDENPRHPLNDMIIYELHVRLYTINPNSNVEHRGTYKGIAEKINYLKGLGVNAVELMPIFAFPLNDNPNLNPITGEQLKNVWGYNPVNFFSVTSNYRYGVKIGEEIIQFQDLVFELHKNGIEVILDVVFNHTAEGNELGPTLNFRGLENSVYYLLNNRNPRYYENFSGTGNTINSSHYVVKQMILDSLRYWVSEMHVDGFRFDLASILGRDSKGNWIGDLSLLKDIADDPILAGTKLIAEGWDAAGGYYVGDFPTGWAEWNGKFRDTVRRFVKGDNGVVSDLATRIAGSPDLFEKRGRKPYHSVNFITSHDGFTMWDLVSYNTKHNEANGENNRDGTDANYSFNYGVEGETNDENIIKLRKQQIKNFITILMVSQGLPMILMGDEFCRTQFGNNNAYCQDNYISWVDWSRKVKFNDIFNFTKNMINFRKSHCALRRDRFFTGRDLNGDGIADITWHGVKPFKPDFGYHSHSLAFMISGEDYIQGCKENDNDIYIALNSFIKDLQFEIPKLQNGKKWYRVVDTSEESPNDFLLEPSIVKDNHYIVHSRSSIVLISK